A genomic stretch from Vibrio neptunius includes:
- a CDS encoding GTP cyclohydrolase II yields the protein MIEIEDSKIQVSRDMAQVRARVDFKVGKNSDIEAELLSFKGLKTDKEHVAVIFKQADKTQSSPLVRLHSECLTGDVFHSSRCDCGEQLDETINKMAQSGGIILYLRQEGRGIGLYNKIDAYKLQSEGMNTYEANNHLGFGDDLRDFTEAAQMLKALNVDKIRLITNNPKKIRELKAHGVEIEDTVNTSAHIKDGNEGYLQAKVSHGKHDLKL from the coding sequence ATGATAGAAATAGAAGATAGCAAGATTCAAGTGAGTAGGGATATGGCGCAAGTTAGAGCCAGAGTAGATTTTAAAGTCGGTAAAAACAGTGATATAGAAGCAGAGCTTCTCTCTTTCAAAGGACTCAAGACCGACAAAGAGCATGTAGCGGTTATTTTCAAACAAGCCGATAAGACTCAGTCCAGCCCCTTAGTTCGCTTACATTCAGAATGCCTGACAGGCGATGTGTTCCACTCTTCGCGATGTGATTGCGGTGAGCAACTCGACGAAACCATTAATAAAATGGCTCAATCCGGTGGCATTATTCTTTATTTGCGTCAGGAAGGTCGTGGCATCGGCCTGTATAATAAGATTGATGCATACAAGCTGCAAAGCGAAGGGATGAACACTTATGAAGCCAATAATCATCTTGGTTTTGGCGATGATCTACGTGACTTCACTGAAGCGGCGCAGATGCTCAAGGCGTTAAACGTCGATAAAATTCGTCTGATTACCAACAACCCGAAAAAGATCCGTGAATTGAAAGCGCATGGTGTTGAAATTGAAGATACTGTCAATACCTCGGCACATATTAAAGACGGAAACGAAGGCTACTTGCAAGCTAAGGTATCTCACGGTAAGCACGACCTTAAGCTGTAG